From a region of the Castanea sativa cultivar Marrone di Chiusa Pesio chromosome 10, ASM4071231v1 genome:
- the LOC142611534 gene encoding beta-1,3-galactosyltransferase 7 isoform X1, with the protein MKNRNSGSGRISAKWIPIICIASFILGVLITSSCCLLLLFSKADEVVTSDRWLHRMWAPSESNGQLMSHRRHEQELPTVADDCNTKTKPAPNSDVVESIHRTQDAVQSLDKQISMLNKELSATRSSREMGISDGSAATSFLPKNGAPRKKAFVVIGINTAFSSRKRRDSVRMTWMPQGEKLVQLEREKGIVVRFMIGHSATANSILDRAIDLEESLHKDFLRLEHVEGYHELSSKTKIFFATAVAKWDADFYVKVDDDVHVNLGMLATTLARHRSKPRVYIGCMKSGPVLSRSDVKYHEPEYWKFGEEGNKYFRHATGQIYAISKDLATYISINQHILHKYANEDVSLGSWFIGLEVEHIDEHNMCCGTPPDCEWKAQAGNVCVASFDWSCSGICKSVEKIKSVHSKCGEGDAAVWSAVY; encoded by the exons ATGAAGAACCGCAACTCTGGTTCTGGTAGAATCTCAGCCAAATGGATACCCATTATTTGCATCGCTTCCTTCATTCTTGGCGTTCTCATCACAAGCAg TTGttgtttgttattgttgttttcgAAAGCCGACGAGGTTGTGACTTCGGATCGTTGGTTGCACAGGATGTGGGCCCCATCAGAATCCAACGGTCAGCTCATGTCTCACCGTCGACACGAACAAGAGTTACCAACTGTCGCCGACGATTGCAATACTAAAACG AAACCGGCACCGAATAGCGACGTAGTGGAGAGTATTCACAGAACCCAAGACGCAGTTCA ATCTCTAGACAAGCAGATTTCAATGCTCAACAAGGAGTTATCAGCAACTCGGAGTTCTCGGGAAATGGGGATCTCTGATGGCTCTGCTGCCACATcttttttgcctaaaaatggTGCACCAAGGAAGAAAGCGTTCGTAGTTATTGGAATCAACACTGCTTTCAGTAGTAGGAAGCGGCGTGATTCGGTTAGAATGACTTGGATGCCCCAAG gTGAAAAGCTTGTCCAGTTGGAGCGTGAGAAGGGAATTGTGGTCCGGTTCATGATTGGCCACAG TGCAACAGCCAACAGCATTTTAGATCGAGCTATTGATTTAGAAGAGTCTCTGcacaaagactttcttaggctG GAGCATGTTGAAGGGTATCATGAGCTGtcttcaaaaacaaagattttcTTTGCAACCGCAGTTGCAAAATGGGATGCTGACTTCTATGTCAAAGTGGATGATGATGTCCATGTCAATTTGG GTATGCTAGCTACAACTCTTGCCCGTCACCGTTCAAAACCCAGAGTCTACATTGGGTGCATGAAATCTGGACCTGTTCTTTCTCGATC GGATGTCAAATATCATGAACCAGAGTACTGGAAATTTGGAGAAGAGGGGAATAAATACTTCCGACATGCAACTGGGCAGATATATGCAATCTCAAAGGATCTAGCCACATACATCTCCATCAACCA GCATATATTGCATAAGTACGCCAATGAAGATGTGTCACTTGGTTCATGGTTTATTGGTCTTGAAGTTGAGCACATTGATGAACACAATATGTGCTGTGGAACACCACCAG ATTGTGAGTGGAAGGCACAGGCAGGTAATGTTTGCGTTGCGTCATTTGATTGGAGCTGCAGCGGAATCTGCAAGTCAGTGGAGAAGATCAAGTCTGTTCACTCGAAGTGTGGTGAAGGAGATGCTGCTGTTTGGAGCGCTGTATATTAA
- the LOC142611534 gene encoding beta-1,3-galactosyltransferase 7 isoform X5: MKNRNSGSGRISAKWIPIICIASFILGVLITSSCCLLLLFSKADEVVTSDRWLHRMWAPSESNGQLMSHRRHEQELPTVADDCNTKTKPAPNSDVVESIHRTQDAVQLVRSLDKQISMLNKELSATRSSREMGISDGSAATSFLPKNGAPRKKAFVVIGINTAFSSRKRRDSVRMTWMPQGEKLVQLEREKGIVVRFMIGHSATANSILDRAIDLEESLHKDFLRLEHVEGYHELSSKTKIFFATAVAKWDADFYVKVDDDVHVNLGMLATTLARHRSKPRVYIGCMKSGPVLSRSDVKYHEPEYWKFGEEGNKYFRHATGQIYAISKDLATYISINQHILHKYANEDVSLGSWFIGLEVEHIDEHNMCCGTPPDCEWKAQAGNVCVASFDWSCSGICKSVEKIKSVHSKCGEGDAAVWSAVY, encoded by the exons ATGAAGAACCGCAACTCTGGTTCTGGTAGAATCTCAGCCAAATGGATACCCATTATTTGCATCGCTTCCTTCATTCTTGGCGTTCTCATCACAAGCAg TTGttgtttgttattgttgttttcgAAAGCCGACGAGGTTGTGACTTCGGATCGTTGGTTGCACAGGATGTGGGCCCCATCAGAATCCAACGGTCAGCTCATGTCTCACCGTCGACACGAACAAGAGTTACCAACTGTCGCCGACGATTGCAATACTAAAACG AAACCGGCACCGAATAGCGACGTAGTGGAGAGTATTCACAGAACCCAAGACGCAGTTCA gcTTGTTAGATCTCTAGACAAGCAGATTTCAATGCTCAACAAGGAGTTATCAGCAACTCGGAGTTCTCGGGAAATGGGGATCTCTGATGGCTCTGCTGCCACATcttttttgcctaaaaatggTGCACCAAGGAAGAAAGCGTTCGTAGTTATTGGAATCAACACTGCTTTCAGTAGTAGGAAGCGGCGTGATTCGGTTAGAATGACTTGGATGCCCCAAG gTGAAAAGCTTGTCCAGTTGGAGCGTGAGAAGGGAATTGTGGTCCGGTTCATGATTGGCCACAG TGCAACAGCCAACAGCATTTTAGATCGAGCTATTGATTTAGAAGAGTCTCTGcacaaagactttcttaggctG GAGCATGTTGAAGGGTATCATGAGCTGtcttcaaaaacaaagattttcTTTGCAACCGCAGTTGCAAAATGGGATGCTGACTTCTATGTCAAAGTGGATGATGATGTCCATGTCAATTTGG GTATGCTAGCTACAACTCTTGCCCGTCACCGTTCAAAACCCAGAGTCTACATTGGGTGCATGAAATCTGGACCTGTTCTTTCTCGATC GGATGTCAAATATCATGAACCAGAGTACTGGAAATTTGGAGAAGAGGGGAATAAATACTTCCGACATGCAACTGGGCAGATATATGCAATCTCAAAGGATCTAGCCACATACATCTCCATCAACCA GCATATATTGCATAAGTACGCCAATGAAGATGTGTCACTTGGTTCATGGTTTATTGGTCTTGAAGTTGAGCACATTGATGAACACAATATGTGCTGTGGAACACCACCAG ATTGTGAGTGGAAGGCACAGGCAGGTAATGTTTGCGTTGCGTCATTTGATTGGAGCTGCAGCGGAATCTGCAAGTCAGTGGAGAAGATCAAGTCTGTTCACTCGAAGTGTGGTGAAGGAGATGCTGCTGTTTGGAGCGCTGTATATTAA
- the LOC142611534 gene encoding beta-1,3-galactosyltransferase 7 isoform X3, with protein MKNRNSGSGRISAKWIPIICIASFILGVLITSRMWAPSESNGQLMSHRRHEQELPTVADDCNTKTKPAPNSDVVESIHRTQDAVQSLDKQISMLNKELSATRSSREMGISDGSAATSFLPKNGAPRKKAFVVIGINTAFSSRKRRDSVRMTWMPQGEKLVQLEREKGIVVRFMIGHSATANSILDRAIDLEESLHKDFLRLEHVEGYHELSSKTKIFFATAVAKWDADFYVKVDDDVHVNLGMLATTLARHRSKPRVYIGCMKSGPVLSRSDVKYHEPEYWKFGEEGNKYFRHATGQIYAISKDLATYISINQHILHKYANEDVSLGSWFIGLEVEHIDEHNMCCGTPPDCEWKAQAGNVCVASFDWSCSGICKSVEKIKSVHSKCGEGDAAVWSAVY; from the exons ATGAAGAACCGCAACTCTGGTTCTGGTAGAATCTCAGCCAAATGGATACCCATTATTTGCATCGCTTCCTTCATTCTTGGCGTTCTCATCACAAGCAg GATGTGGGCCCCATCAGAATCCAACGGTCAGCTCATGTCTCACCGTCGACACGAACAAGAGTTACCAACTGTCGCCGACGATTGCAATACTAAAACG AAACCGGCACCGAATAGCGACGTAGTGGAGAGTATTCACAGAACCCAAGACGCAGTTCA ATCTCTAGACAAGCAGATTTCAATGCTCAACAAGGAGTTATCAGCAACTCGGAGTTCTCGGGAAATGGGGATCTCTGATGGCTCTGCTGCCACATcttttttgcctaaaaatggTGCACCAAGGAAGAAAGCGTTCGTAGTTATTGGAATCAACACTGCTTTCAGTAGTAGGAAGCGGCGTGATTCGGTTAGAATGACTTGGATGCCCCAAG gTGAAAAGCTTGTCCAGTTGGAGCGTGAGAAGGGAATTGTGGTCCGGTTCATGATTGGCCACAG TGCAACAGCCAACAGCATTTTAGATCGAGCTATTGATTTAGAAGAGTCTCTGcacaaagactttcttaggctG GAGCATGTTGAAGGGTATCATGAGCTGtcttcaaaaacaaagattttcTTTGCAACCGCAGTTGCAAAATGGGATGCTGACTTCTATGTCAAAGTGGATGATGATGTCCATGTCAATTTGG GTATGCTAGCTACAACTCTTGCCCGTCACCGTTCAAAACCCAGAGTCTACATTGGGTGCATGAAATCTGGACCTGTTCTTTCTCGATC GGATGTCAAATATCATGAACCAGAGTACTGGAAATTTGGAGAAGAGGGGAATAAATACTTCCGACATGCAACTGGGCAGATATATGCAATCTCAAAGGATCTAGCCACATACATCTCCATCAACCA GCATATATTGCATAAGTACGCCAATGAAGATGTGTCACTTGGTTCATGGTTTATTGGTCTTGAAGTTGAGCACATTGATGAACACAATATGTGCTGTGGAACACCACCAG ATTGTGAGTGGAAGGCACAGGCAGGTAATGTTTGCGTTGCGTCATTTGATTGGAGCTGCAGCGGAATCTGCAAGTCAGTGGAGAAGATCAAGTCTGTTCACTCGAAGTGTGGTGAAGGAGATGCTGCTGTTTGGAGCGCTGTATATTAA
- the LOC142611534 gene encoding beta-1,3-galactosyltransferase 7 isoform X2 — MKNRNSGSGRISAKWIPIICIASFILGVLITSRMWAPSESNGQLMSHRRHEQELPTVADDCNTKTKPAPNSDVVESIHRTQDAVQLVRSLDKQISMLNKELSATRSSREMGISDGSAATSFLPKNGAPRKKAFVVIGINTAFSSRKRRDSVRMTWMPQGEKLVQLEREKGIVVRFMIGHSATANSILDRAIDLEESLHKDFLRLEHVEGYHELSSKTKIFFATAVAKWDADFYVKVDDDVHVNLGMLATTLARHRSKPRVYIGCMKSGPVLSRSDVKYHEPEYWKFGEEGNKYFRHATGQIYAISKDLATYISINQHILHKYANEDVSLGSWFIGLEVEHIDEHNMCCGTPPDCEWKAQAGNVCVASFDWSCSGICKSVEKIKSVHSKCGEGDAAVWSAVY; from the exons ATGAAGAACCGCAACTCTGGTTCTGGTAGAATCTCAGCCAAATGGATACCCATTATTTGCATCGCTTCCTTCATTCTTGGCGTTCTCATCACAAGCAg GATGTGGGCCCCATCAGAATCCAACGGTCAGCTCATGTCTCACCGTCGACACGAACAAGAGTTACCAACTGTCGCCGACGATTGCAATACTAAAACG AAACCGGCACCGAATAGCGACGTAGTGGAGAGTATTCACAGAACCCAAGACGCAGTTCA gcTTGTTAGATCTCTAGACAAGCAGATTTCAATGCTCAACAAGGAGTTATCAGCAACTCGGAGTTCTCGGGAAATGGGGATCTCTGATGGCTCTGCTGCCACATcttttttgcctaaaaatggTGCACCAAGGAAGAAAGCGTTCGTAGTTATTGGAATCAACACTGCTTTCAGTAGTAGGAAGCGGCGTGATTCGGTTAGAATGACTTGGATGCCCCAAG gTGAAAAGCTTGTCCAGTTGGAGCGTGAGAAGGGAATTGTGGTCCGGTTCATGATTGGCCACAG TGCAACAGCCAACAGCATTTTAGATCGAGCTATTGATTTAGAAGAGTCTCTGcacaaagactttcttaggctG GAGCATGTTGAAGGGTATCATGAGCTGtcttcaaaaacaaagattttcTTTGCAACCGCAGTTGCAAAATGGGATGCTGACTTCTATGTCAAAGTGGATGATGATGTCCATGTCAATTTGG GTATGCTAGCTACAACTCTTGCCCGTCACCGTTCAAAACCCAGAGTCTACATTGGGTGCATGAAATCTGGACCTGTTCTTTCTCGATC GGATGTCAAATATCATGAACCAGAGTACTGGAAATTTGGAGAAGAGGGGAATAAATACTTCCGACATGCAACTGGGCAGATATATGCAATCTCAAAGGATCTAGCCACATACATCTCCATCAACCA GCATATATTGCATAAGTACGCCAATGAAGATGTGTCACTTGGTTCATGGTTTATTGGTCTTGAAGTTGAGCACATTGATGAACACAATATGTGCTGTGGAACACCACCAG ATTGTGAGTGGAAGGCACAGGCAGGTAATGTTTGCGTTGCGTCATTTGATTGGAGCTGCAGCGGAATCTGCAAGTCAGTGGAGAAGATCAAGTCTGTTCACTCGAAGTGTGGTGAAGGAGATGCTGCTGTTTGGAGCGCTGTATATTAA
- the LOC142611534 gene encoding beta-1,3-galactosyltransferase 7 isoform X4, which yields MKNRNSGSGRISAKWIPIICIASFILGVLITSSCCLLLLFSKADEVVTSDRWLHRMWAPSESNGQLMSHRRHEQELPTVADDCNTKTKPAPNSDVVESIHRTQDAVQLVRSLDKQISMLNKELSATRSSREMGISDGSAATSFLPKNGAPRKKAFVVIGINTAFSSRKRRDSVRMTWMPQGEKLVQLEREKGIVVRFMIGHSATANSILDRAIDLEESLHKDFLRLEHVEGYHELSSKTKIFFATAVAKWDADFYVKVDDDVHVNLGMLATTLARHRSKPRVYIGCMKSGPVLSRSDVKYHEPEYWKFGEEGNKYFRHATGQIYAISKDLATYISINQ from the exons ATGAAGAACCGCAACTCTGGTTCTGGTAGAATCTCAGCCAAATGGATACCCATTATTTGCATCGCTTCCTTCATTCTTGGCGTTCTCATCACAAGCAg TTGttgtttgttattgttgttttcgAAAGCCGACGAGGTTGTGACTTCGGATCGTTGGTTGCACAGGATGTGGGCCCCATCAGAATCCAACGGTCAGCTCATGTCTCACCGTCGACACGAACAAGAGTTACCAACTGTCGCCGACGATTGCAATACTAAAACG AAACCGGCACCGAATAGCGACGTAGTGGAGAGTATTCACAGAACCCAAGACGCAGTTCA gcTTGTTAGATCTCTAGACAAGCAGATTTCAATGCTCAACAAGGAGTTATCAGCAACTCGGAGTTCTCGGGAAATGGGGATCTCTGATGGCTCTGCTGCCACATcttttttgcctaaaaatggTGCACCAAGGAAGAAAGCGTTCGTAGTTATTGGAATCAACACTGCTTTCAGTAGTAGGAAGCGGCGTGATTCGGTTAGAATGACTTGGATGCCCCAAG gTGAAAAGCTTGTCCAGTTGGAGCGTGAGAAGGGAATTGTGGTCCGGTTCATGATTGGCCACAG TGCAACAGCCAACAGCATTTTAGATCGAGCTATTGATTTAGAAGAGTCTCTGcacaaagactttcttaggctG GAGCATGTTGAAGGGTATCATGAGCTGtcttcaaaaacaaagattttcTTTGCAACCGCAGTTGCAAAATGGGATGCTGACTTCTATGTCAAAGTGGATGATGATGTCCATGTCAATTTGG GTATGCTAGCTACAACTCTTGCCCGTCACCGTTCAAAACCCAGAGTCTACATTGGGTGCATGAAATCTGGACCTGTTCTTTCTCGATC GGATGTCAAATATCATGAACCAGAGTACTGGAAATTTGGAGAAGAGGGGAATAAATACTTCCGACATGCAACTGGGCAGATATATGCAATCTCAAAGGATCTAGCCACATACATCTCCATCAACCAGTAA